A section of the Buchnera aphidicola (Mindarus japonicus) genome encodes:
- the carB gene encoding carbamoyl-phosphate synthase large subunit, with protein sequence MPKRTDIKSILILGAGPIIIGQACEFDYSGAQACKALREEGYKTILVNSNPATIMTDPDMADVTYIEPIHWKIIEKIICKEKPDALLPTMGGQTALNCALELENKGILSTNNVLMLGATADAIEKAENRKLFEKLINKIGLKTAKSGIAHNMKDAYQTSKKIGFPCIIRPSFTMGGSGGGIAYNHEEFKEICEKGLELSPTHELLIDESLIGWKEYEMEVVRDQNDNCIIVCSIENLDPMGIHTGDSITVAPAQTLTDKEYQLMRDASIKILREIGLKTGGSNVQFAVNPKNGKMIVIEMNPRVSRSSALASKATGFPIAKIAAKLAVGYTLDELRNDITSQSSPASFEPSIDYIVTKIPRFNFEKFKGCNDRLTTQMKSVGEVMAIGRTFQESIQKAIRGLETNTAGFNSKFSKNHESNLTRIKFELKNPGSERLWYIGDAFRMGMSIHSVYKLSSIDPWFLIQIKELIEIEEKLKKIKISKIKKNYLYFLKRKGFSDERIAFITKSTEKEIREKRKLYNLYPVYKRVDTCAAEFATETAYMYSTWEEECESHPNNNDHKIIILGGGPNRIGQGIEFDYCCVHAALSLRNSGFEIIMINCNPETVSTDYDISDRLYFEPVTLENVLEIIRIENPYGVIIQYGGQTPLKLAKLLQKENVKILGTSPENIDRAEDRDKFQLMIKKLGLKQPKNSTVIDLKEALDEAKKIGYPIIVRPSYVIGGSSMEIIYNSDYLKKYFQNKAIELKNVPILLDHYLQGAIEVDVDAICDGKNVVIGGIMEHIEQAGIHSGDSACSLPTYTLEQKILDKIRTQVKKIAFELSVLGLINIQFAIKNKELYVLEVNPRAARTVPFVSKAIGIALAKISALTIVGKSLISQGFVTEIIPSYYSVKEVVLPFNKFDKVNPLLGPEMRSTGEVMGIGKNFSAAFSKALLGAQINVKLPGRVLLSATKENNITSIINLAIKLKKIGFKLDSTNETFKILKKAGIYSRFVNNLNEGRPNIQDRLKNKEYSYIINISNSYKEIEESKLICSNALEYKIHYDSTLNGAFATIMALNNDPVKNICSLQKIHQEKKYDF encoded by the coding sequence ATGCCCAAAAGAACCGACATTAAATCTATTTTAATTCTGGGAGCAGGTCCAATAATCATTGGACAAGCATGTGAATTTGATTATTCTGGTGCTCAAGCTTGTAAAGCGTTGCGAGAAGAGGGATACAAAACTATTTTAGTTAATTCTAATCCTGCTACTATAATGACCGATCCCGATATGGCGGACGTTACTTATATCGAACCAATTCATTGGAAAATTATTGAAAAAATTATTTGCAAAGAAAAACCAGATGCTTTGTTACCAACTATGGGTGGACAAACTGCTCTTAATTGTGCTTTAGAATTAGAAAATAAAGGAATATTGTCAACTAACAATGTATTAATGCTAGGAGCAACTGCTGATGCAATAGAAAAAGCTGAAAATAGAAAATTATTTGAAAAATTAATAAATAAAATAGGATTAAAAACAGCTAAATCAGGGATTGCTCATAATATGAAAGATGCCTACCAAACATCTAAAAAAATTGGTTTTCCTTGTATTATAAGACCTTCATTTACAATGGGTGGATCTGGAGGAGGAATTGCTTATAACCATGAGGAATTCAAAGAAATTTGTGAAAAAGGACTTGAACTTTCTCCAACTCATGAACTTTTAATTGATGAATCATTAATTGGATGGAAAGAATACGAAATGGAAGTTGTAAGAGACCAAAATGATAATTGTATTATCGTATGTTCCATAGAAAACTTAGATCCTATGGGTATACATACAGGAGATTCTATTACTGTAGCTCCAGCTCAAACTTTAACAGATAAAGAATATCAATTAATGCGTGATGCTTCTATAAAAATATTAAGAGAAATTGGATTAAAAACAGGTGGATCTAATGTTCAATTTGCAGTAAACCCAAAAAATGGAAAAATGATTGTCATTGAGATGAATCCTAGAGTTTCTAGGTCTTCTGCTTTAGCATCTAAAGCAACAGGTTTTCCTATTGCTAAAATAGCTGCTAAATTAGCTGTAGGCTATACTCTTGATGAATTAAGAAATGATATCACTAGTCAATCTTCTCCTGCTTCTTTTGAACCTTCGATTGATTATATTGTTACAAAAATACCTAGATTCAATTTTGAAAAATTTAAAGGTTGTAATGATCGATTAACTACTCAGATGAAATCAGTTGGTGAAGTTATGGCAATAGGTAGAACTTTTCAAGAATCTATTCAAAAAGCTATCCGAGGATTAGAAACTAATACTGCTGGATTTAACTCTAAATTTTCAAAAAACCATGAAAGCAATTTAACTCGAATTAAATTTGAATTAAAAAATCCAGGTTCTGAACGATTATGGTATATTGGAGATGCTTTTAGAATGGGAATGTCCATTCATAGTGTTTACAAATTAAGTTCAATAGATCCATGGTTTTTAATACAAATAAAAGAATTAATTGAGATAGAAGAAAAACTAAAAAAAATAAAAATTTCTAAAATTAAAAAAAATTATTTATATTTTTTAAAAAGAAAAGGATTTTCTGACGAAAGAATTGCTTTTATTACAAAATCTACAGAAAAAGAAATTAGAGAAAAAAGAAAACTATACAATCTTTATCCTGTTTACAAACGTGTAGATACTTGTGCAGCTGAATTTGCTACAGAAACAGCATATATGTATTCAACATGGGAGGAAGAATGCGAATCCCATCCAAATAATAATGATCATAAAATTATAATATTAGGAGGAGGGCCAAATAGAATAGGACAAGGTATTGAGTTTGATTATTGTTGTGTTCATGCTGCTTTATCATTACGAAATTCTGGATTTGAAATAATTATGATTAATTGCAATCCAGAGACAGTCTCTACAGATTATGATATTTCTGACCGACTATATTTTGAACCTGTTACATTAGAAAATGTATTAGAAATTATTAGGATAGAAAATCCATATGGAGTAATTATTCAATATGGAGGACAAACGCCCTTAAAATTAGCTAAACTTCTTCAAAAAGAGAATGTTAAAATTCTCGGAACTAGTCCAGAAAATATAGATCGAGCTGAAGATCGAGATAAATTTCAATTAATGATTAAAAAATTAGGATTAAAACAACCTAAAAATTCAACTGTTATTGATTTAAAAGAAGCTTTAGATGAAGCAAAAAAAATTGGTTATCCTATTATAGTACGCCCATCTTATGTAATAGGCGGGAGTTCAATGGAAATAATATATAATTCTGATTACTTAAAAAAATATTTTCAAAATAAAGCCATTGAGTTAAAAAATGTTCCTATTTTGCTTGATCATTATTTACAGGGAGCTATCGAAGTTGATGTAGATGCTATATGCGATGGAAAAAATGTTGTTATCGGGGGTATTATGGAACATATTGAACAAGCTGGGATTCATTCTGGAGACTCTGCCTGTTCTTTGCCAACATATACTTTAGAACAAAAAATACTAGATAAAATTCGAACTCAAGTAAAAAAAATAGCTTTTGAACTATCAGTTTTAGGATTAATCAATATTCAATTTGCTATAAAAAATAAAGAATTATACGTATTAGAAGTCAATCCAAGAGCTGCAAGAACTGTACCTTTTGTTTCAAAAGCCATAGGAATAGCATTAGCAAAAATTTCTGCTTTAACTATAGTTGGAAAAAGTTTAATTTCACAAGGTTTCGTAACAGAAATAATTCCTTCTTACTATTCTGTAAAAGAAGTAGTGCTTCCATTTAATAAATTTGATAAAGTCAATCCATTATTAGGCCCTGAAATGAGATCAACAGGAGAAGTTATGGGAATAGGTAAGAATTTTTCTGCTGCTTTTTCAAAAGCATTATTAGGTGCCCAAATAAATGTAAAATTACCAGGTAGAGTTTTACTCTCTGCAACAAAAGAAAATAATATAACAAGTATTATTAATTTAGCTATTAAATTAAAGAAAATAGGTTTTAAATTAGATTCTACTAACGAAACATTTAAAATTTTAAAAAAAGCTGGAATCTATTCAAGATTTGTTAATAACCTTAATGAAGGACGTCCAAATATACAAGATAGATTAAAAAATAAAGAATATTCATATATTATTAATATTTCCAATTCTTATAAAGAAATTGAAGAATCTAAATTAATATGTTCTAACGCTTTAGAATATAAAATACATTATGATTCTACTTTAAATGGAGCATTTGCAACTATTATGGCACTTAACAATGATCCTGTAAAAAATATATGTTCTTTACAAAAAATACATCAAGAAAAAAAATATGACTTTTAG
- the ileS gene encoding isoleucine--tRNA ligase produces the protein MSDYKSTLNLPKTKFSMKGNLFKKEPLILKKWETDNLYNHIRFSRKGKKKFFIQDGPPYANGDIHLGHALNKILKDIIIKSKIMSGFDVPFIPTWDCHGLPIEHEIEKKIGKLKKDIPKKKFRSLCRNYALQQVENQKKDFVKLGILGEWKNPFLTMNPQSEANILKKLLQLIKNNHLYRGFRPVHWCFECQSSLSEAEIEHEEKISNSAIILFKSVSIPTINNIFQTNICTNSNPIYIPIWTTTIWSLPSNKAIAVHPNFNYQLIQTKNNFLILEKELTNITMKKIGILNWKIISNTSGKKLENLYFFHPFLNFSVPIILSKHVTANTGTGSVHIAPDHGPEDYDVCKKYKIKISNYINENGFFLPNIHDSLTNIHIFKSIDIIFQLLKENNSLLFIEKIKHNYPHCWRHKKAVIFRTTPQWFIGLDQNKLRNIALNFIKKINWFPEWGKKRMESMLLNRPDWCISRQRTWGVPIPFFIHKKTKELHPETVFILEKICKKVANSGIEIWWDINLKEIIKKDSHLYTKSTDILDVWFESGSMEISDTYIHDATNKEVSDICLEGSDQYRGWFMSSILLSGATAKKHPFKTVLTHGFTVDKNGYKMSKSIGNTVKPKEIIKTLGADILRLWVASTDISENISISNEILRQTSDHYRKIRNTIRFCISNLYDFDTKKNLISSDIMLLLDQWIIEKTKSIQKKIIFLYNTYKIHDVFQNILYFCSVYLSSFYFDIIKDRLYTTQKNGISRRSAQTSLYYILQTINRWIAPILPFTADECWNYLPGNNAKYIFTENWFDKLFNLPKDSKINNFFWEKIIKIKNEVNKILEEWRLKKIIKTSLEISVTIYLEKKDVFLLKTLNNELKFIFLTSKAKVKEYCKAPKNAYQSSKIKSLKIFLEKVKGEKCLRCWNYFVLDKKIKKESKIEEICNRCKENIFGDGEKRFFV, from the coding sequence ATGAGTGACTATAAATCTACTTTAAATTTACCTAAAACAAAATTTTCTATGAAAGGAAATTTATTTAAAAAAGAACCTTTAATTTTGAAAAAATGGGAAACAGATAATTTATATAATCATATTCGTTTCTCTAGAAAAGGTAAAAAAAAATTTTTTATTCAAGATGGTCCCCCTTATGCTAATGGAGATATTCATCTTGGTCATGCTCTAAATAAAATTTTAAAAGATATTATTATTAAATCTAAAATAATGTCAGGATTTGATGTTCCATTTATCCCTACTTGGGATTGTCATGGATTGCCAATTGAACATGAAATAGAAAAAAAAATTGGAAAATTAAAAAAAGATATTCCAAAAAAAAAATTTAGATCATTATGTCGAAATTATGCTTTACAACAAGTTGAGAATCAAAAAAAAGATTTTGTAAAATTAGGAATATTAGGGGAATGGAAAAATCCATTTTTAACGATGAACCCTCAATCTGAGGCAAACATTTTAAAAAAACTTTTACAATTAATAAAAAATAATCATTTATATCGCGGATTTCGACCTGTTCATTGGTGTTTTGAATGTCAATCTTCTTTATCAGAAGCTGAAATTGAACATGAAGAAAAAATTTCAAATTCAGCTATAATATTATTTAAATCCGTTAGTATACCTACTATTAACAATATCTTTCAAACTAATATTTGTACAAATTCCAATCCTATTTATATTCCTATTTGGACTACAACCATCTGGAGTTTACCATCTAATAAAGCAATTGCTGTACATCCTAATTTTAACTATCAACTTATTCAAACTAAAAATAATTTTTTAATTTTAGAAAAAGAATTAACTAACATAACAATGAAAAAAATAGGAATTTTAAATTGGAAAATTATTAGTAATACATCAGGAAAAAAATTAGAAAATTTATATTTCTTTCATCCTTTTTTAAATTTTAGCGTACCTATTATCTTATCAAAACATGTGACTGCAAACACAGGAACCGGTTCTGTACATATTGCTCCCGATCATGGACCAGAAGATTACGACGTATGCAAAAAATATAAAATTAAAATATCTAATTATATTAATGAAAATGGATTTTTTTTACCAAATATTCACGATTCATTAACTAATATACATATATTTAAAAGCATAGATATTATTTTTCAATTACTCAAAGAAAATAATTCTCTATTATTCATAGAAAAAATAAAACATAATTATCCTCACTGTTGGAGACATAAAAAAGCAGTTATTTTTCGAACTACGCCTCAATGGTTTATCGGATTAGATCAAAATAAATTAAGAAATATTGCTTTAAATTTCATAAAAAAAATAAATTGGTTCCCAGAATGGGGAAAAAAAAGAATGGAATCTATGTTGTTAAATCGTCCAGATTGGTGTATTTCCAGACAAAGAACGTGGGGAGTTCCTATACCTTTTTTTATACATAAAAAAACAAAAGAATTACATCCTGAAACTGTATTTATATTAGAAAAAATATGTAAAAAAGTAGCTAATTCAGGAATAGAAATATGGTGGGATATAAATTTAAAAGAAATAATAAAAAAAGATTCTCATCTCTATACAAAAAGCACAGATATATTAGATGTTTGGTTTGAGTCAGGATCAATGGAAATTTCTGATACATATATACATGATGCTACAAATAAAGAAGTATCAGACATATGTTTAGAAGGGTCAGATCAATATCGAGGTTGGTTTATGTCTTCTATTTTGCTATCTGGTGCTACTGCAAAAAAACATCCATTTAAAACAGTTTTAACTCATGGTTTTACTGTTGATAAAAATGGATATAAAATGTCTAAATCAATAGGAAATACGGTAAAACCCAAAGAAATTATTAAAACATTAGGAGCTGATATTTTAAGGTTATGGGTAGCTTCTACTGATATATCTGAAAATATTTCAATTTCTAATGAAATATTACGACAAACTAGTGATCACTATAGGAAAATAAGAAATACTATTCGATTTTGTATTTCTAATTTATATGATTTTGATACTAAAAAAAATCTAATATCTTCTGATATAATGTTATTATTAGACCAATGGATTATTGAAAAAACAAAATCTATTCAAAAAAAAATAATTTTTTTGTATAATACTTATAAAATACACGATGTTTTTCAAAACATATTATATTTTTGTTCAGTATATTTAAGTTCTTTTTATTTTGATATTATTAAAGATAGATTATACACTACTCAAAAAAATGGAATTTCTAGAAGAAGTGCGCAAACAAGTTTGTATTACATTTTACAAACTATCAATAGATGGATTGCGCCTATATTACCATTTACTGCAGATGAATGCTGGAATTATCTTCCAGGAAATAATGCAAAATACATATTTACAGAAAATTGGTTTGATAAATTATTTAACCTTCCTAAAGATAGTAAAATTAATAATTTTTTTTGGGAAAAAATTATAAAAATAAAGAATGAAGTTAACAAAATTTTAGAAGAATGGAGACTAAAAAAAATCATAAAAACTTCATTAGAAATTTCTGTAACTATTTACTTAGAAAAAAAAGATGTTTTTTTACTAAAAACATTAAATAATGAATTAAAATTTATATTTTTAACTTCTAAAGCAAAAGTTAAAGAATACTGTAAAGCTCCTAAAAACGCATATCAAAGCAGTAAGATAAAATCTTTAAAAATATTTCTAGAAAAAGTAAAAGGAGAAAAATGTCTTCGCTGTTGGAATTATTTTGTTTTAGACAAAAAAATAAAAAAAGAAAGTAAAATAGAAGAAATTTGTAATAGATGCAAAGAAAACATTTTCGGAGATGGAGAAAAAAGATTCTTTGTATAA
- the rpsT gene encoding 30S ribosomal protein S20: MANLKSSKKDSISSKKRRIFNMSRRSIIKTFIKKVHAALISKKKENIEASFKNMQSVVDKYSNKGLIHKNKAARLKSRLNDKIKKFFEMEVKISS, encoded by the coding sequence TTGGCTAATCTTAAATCTTCTAAAAAAGATTCTATTTCTTCAAAAAAAAGAAGAATTTTTAATATGAGTAGACGTTCTATCATTAAAACGTTTATTAAAAAAGTACATGCTGCACTTATTTCAAAAAAAAAGGAAAATATTGAAGCATCTTTTAAAAATATGCAATCTGTAGTGGATAAATACTCAAATAAAGGACTAATACATAAAAATAAAGCAGCAAGATTAAAATCAAGGCTGAATGATAAAATCAAAAAATTTTTTGAAATGGAAGTAAAGATCTCATCGTAA
- the dapB gene encoding 4-hydroxy-tetrahydrodipicolinate reductase, translated as MKKPVKIAIFGALGRMGRIITKEIYKNLNFNITVAIVKKNDSRIGKDIGKILGIGKTNVLIDCNLEKKMDFFDILIDFSNTSSTLHNLFLCKKYKKKMIIGTTGFNKLEIQEIKKSSKEIAIVFSANFSIGINLILNMLEKITKTLISTSDIEIIEYHHNKKIDAPSGTALMLGKKITDTMNWKLEDYSIYERNGKIGERPSKKIGFSTIRGGDIIGEHTIMFASLGERVEITHKATNRTLFVNGVIKALLWIKKKDIGYFNMEDVLKI; from the coding sequence TTGAAAAAACCTGTAAAAATTGCAATTTTTGGTGCATTAGGAAGAATGGGAAGAATAATAACTAAAGAAATTTATAAAAACTTAAATTTTAATATAACTGTTGCTATTGTAAAAAAAAATGACTCAAGAATTGGAAAAGATATAGGAAAAATTCTAGGTATTGGAAAAACTAATGTTTTAATTGATTGTAACTTAGAAAAAAAAATGGATTTTTTTGATATTTTAATTGATTTCAGCAATACATCTTCAACATTACACAATCTTTTTCTTTGTAAAAAATACAAAAAAAAAATGATTATTGGTACAACTGGATTTAATAAATTAGAAATACAAGAAATAAAAAAAAGTTCTAAAGAAATAGCAATAGTTTTTTCAGCTAACTTTAGCATAGGAATTAATTTAATTTTAAATATGCTAGAAAAAATTACAAAAACATTAATTTCTACTTCTGATATTGAAATTATAGAATATCATCATAATAAAAAAATAGACGCTCCATCCGGAACTGCTTTAATGTTAGGAAAGAAAATTACTGATACAATGAACTGGAAATTAGAAGATTATTCTATATATGAAAGAAATGGAAAAATTGGAGAAAGACCATCAAAAAAAATTGGATTTTCTACAATTAGAGGAGGAGATATTATAGGAGAACATACTATTATGTTTGCAAGTTTAGGAGAAAGAGTCGAAATAACACATAAAGCAACTAATAGAACTCTTTTTGTCAATGGAGTTATAAAAGCGTTACTATGGATCAAAAAAAAAGATATCGGATATTTTAATATGGAAGATGTACTTAAAATATAA
- the carA gene encoding glutamine-hydrolyzing carbamoyl-phosphate synthase small subunit — MRKSAILVLEDGTIFYGKSIGKIGSTVGEIVFNTSITGYQEILTDPSYSHQLIVLTHPHIGNVGVNLEDEESKKIHAKGLIVREISLISSNYRSLGTFPEYLKKNNIVAISDIDTRKLTRIIRTKGSQNACIISGEEYTNVKKATLEIKKFPGLQGLDLVKTVSTCFPYKKGKNLNFLQKNKNNIFLNKKKTSFHIIVYDFGVKKSMLKMLVDRNCFLTIVPAKTSFEEAMLLSPDGIFLSNGPGDPRPCNYIINTIKKFLEINIPMFGICLGHQLLALASGAKIIKMKFGHHGANHPVKNLVSNSVMITSQNHGFTVDINSIPKNVGITHKSLFDNSIQGLQWNTKPVFSFQGHPEASPGPHDSSSLFNNFIDLIKIYSNQKKSGKK; from the coding sequence TTGAGAAAATCGGCAATATTAGTTCTAGAAGACGGAACTATATTTTATGGAAAATCTATAGGAAAAATAGGTTCTACTGTAGGGGAAATTGTATTCAATACTTCTATTACTGGTTATCAAGAAATACTTACTGATCCTTCTTATTCTCATCAGTTAATTGTTTTAACTCATCCTCATATTGGAAACGTTGGTGTTAATTTAGAAGATGAGGAATCAAAAAAAATACATGCTAAAGGATTAATCGTTAGAGAAATTTCTCTCATTTCCAGTAATTATCGAAGTCTTGGTACTTTTCCAGAGTATTTGAAAAAAAATAATATTGTAGCTATTTCTGATATAGATACAAGAAAACTAACTCGAATCATACGAACAAAAGGATCTCAAAATGCATGTATTATTTCTGGAGAAGAATATACAAATGTAAAAAAAGCAACACTTGAAATTAAAAAATTTCCAGGTTTACAAGGACTAGATTTAGTTAAAACTGTTTCTACTTGTTTTCCTTATAAAAAAGGAAAAAATTTAAATTTTTTACAAAAAAATAAAAATAATATTTTTTTAAATAAAAAAAAAACATCTTTTCATATAATTGTTTATGACTTTGGTGTAAAGAAAAGCATGCTAAAAATGTTAGTTGATAGAAATTGCTTTCTTACAATTGTACCGGCCAAAACTAGCTTTGAAGAAGCAATGCTACTATCTCCAGATGGAATTTTTTTATCAAATGGTCCTGGAGACCCTAGACCATGTAACTATATTATAAACACTATAAAAAAATTTTTAGAAATAAACATTCCTATGTTTGGAATTTGTTTAGGACATCAACTTTTAGCATTAGCTAGCGGAGCTAAAATAATTAAAATGAAATTTGGACATCATGGAGCTAATCACCCTGTAAAAAATTTAGTTTCTAACTCTGTTATGATTACCTCTCAAAACCATGGATTTACAGTAGATATTAATTCAATTCCTAAAAATGTTGGGATAACACATAAGTCATTATTCGATAATTCTATTCAAGGGTTACAATGGAATACAAAACCTGTATTTAGTTTTCAAGGACATCCCGAAGCTAGTCCAGGACCTCATGACTCCTCATCACTATTTAATAACTTTATTGATTTAATAAAAATATATTCTAACCAAAAAAAATCAGGAAAAAAATAA
- the dnaJ gene encoding molecular chaperone DnaJ has product MGKKDYYQVLGVSKSAEDRDIKKAYRRLAMKYHPDRNQGDKIAEIKFKEIKEAYEILSNHQKRTAYDQYGHSAFEQGNSGNNFHGSFSTTADFSDIFGDVFGDIFGSNKKQRVSKGADLEYQMELTLEEAVRGTVKKIRIPSLQNCSFCYGTGSKNGIKPKKCLSCNGYGQIQMKKGFFTVQQTCPTCYGKGTIIKIPCNSCRGKGKINKHKKLSVKIPAGIDNNDRIRLNNEGQPGDQGAPNGDLYVEIIVKKHLIFQRKENDLYCEVPINFSMAALGGEVEVPILEGKIKLKIPSETQSGKLFRMRGKGVKSIRSGYQGDLLCRVIVETPINLNEKQKHLLDQLGKSFDSCKEKKNSPKSKRFFDGVKKFFDDLTG; this is encoded by the coding sequence ATGGGAAAAAAAGATTATTATCAAGTTTTAGGAGTATCGAAATCAGCAGAAGATCGAGATATAAAAAAAGCTTATAGACGTTTAGCTATGAAATATCATCCTGATCGAAATCAAGGCGACAAAATTGCTGAAATAAAATTTAAAGAAATAAAAGAAGCATATGAAATTCTTTCTAATCATCAAAAAAGAACTGCTTATGATCAATATGGTCATTCAGCTTTTGAACAGGGAAATTCAGGAAATAATTTTCATGGTAGTTTTAGCACAACTGCTGATTTTAGTGATATTTTTGGAGATGTTTTTGGGGATATTTTTGGAAGCAATAAAAAACAAAGAGTTTCTAAAGGTGCTGATTTAGAGTATCAAATGGAATTAACTTTAGAAGAAGCTGTTCGTGGTACAGTAAAAAAAATAAGAATACCTTCTTTGCAAAATTGTTCTTTTTGTTATGGTACAGGTTCTAAAAATGGAATTAAACCTAAAAAATGTTTAAGTTGTAACGGATATGGACAAATTCAAATGAAAAAAGGATTTTTTACAGTTCAACAAACATGTCCAACTTGCTATGGAAAAGGAACTATCATTAAAATTCCATGTAATTCCTGCAGAGGAAAAGGAAAAATAAACAAACATAAAAAACTATCAGTTAAAATTCCAGCTGGTATAGATAATAATGATCGCATTCGTCTAAATAATGAAGGACAACCTGGAGATCAAGGTGCTCCCAATGGAGATTTATATGTTGAAATAATAGTAAAAAAACATCTAATCTTTCAAAGAAAAGAAAATGATTTATATTGTGAAGTACCTATAAATTTTTCAATGGCTGCACTAGGAGGAGAGGTTGAAGTTCCTATATTAGAAGGAAAAATAAAATTAAAAATTCCTTCTGAAACGCAATCAGGAAAATTATTTAGAATGAGAGGAAAAGGTGTAAAATCTATTAGAAGTGGATATCAAGGAGATCTACTTTGTCGAGTTATAGTAGAAACGCCTATTAATTTAAATGAAAAACAAAAACATCTTTTAGATCAATTAGGAAAAAGCTTTGATAGTTGTAAAGAAAAAAAAAATAGTCCGAAATCAAAAAGATTTTTTGATGGAGTAAAAAAATTTTTTGATGATTTAACAGGATAA